The following proteins are co-located in the Paenibacillus sp. FSL H8-0079 genome:
- a CDS encoding glycoside hydrolase family 3 N-terminal domain-containing protein, with the protein MTYKDKSKSVEERAQHLLSLMTTEEKVGQLTQPFGWQTYTNDQGNITLNESFKQQVENGGIGSLYGALRADPWTGVTLENGLSAREGAEAVNLIQRYAIEHSRLGIPILIGEECSHGHMAIDGTVYPVPLLLGSTWNVDLYREMCRAVARETRAQGGVVTYSPVLDVVRDPRWGRTEECFGEDPFLIGELAVASVEGLQGESLDRGDTVAATLKHFVGYGSSEGGRNAGPVHMGWRELLEVDLYPFRKAVEAGAASIMPAYNEIDGTPCTVNTELLEDVLRKDWGFDGLVITDCGAINMLASGHDVAADGMEASVQAIEAGIDMEMSGEMFGQYLVQAVAEGKLDMQVLDQAASRVLALKFRLGLFEQPYVDADRAAEVIGSEAHIQLARQLAAEGVVLLKNEADTLPLSLANVGRIAVIGPNADQAYNQLGDYTSPQPKSKVATVLDGIRSKLANHVDGQTEKSSVGALTGDSSTDQVLYAPGCRIKGDSKEGFERALEVASQADTVIMVVGGSSARDFGEGTIDLKTGASNVSDNSWNDMECGEGIDRMTLGLAGVQLELIQEVHKLGKKLVVVYINGRPITEPWVDEHADAILEAWYPGQEGGHAIADIIFGDVNPSGKLTISIPKHVGQLPIYYNGKRSRGKRYLEEDLEPRYAFGYGLSYTTYEYSEPKLSAASMTADDSVTVKVNVTNIGRYAGAEVVQMYISDVVSSLTRPAKELKGFAKVNLEPGETQTVEFHIGAEQLQYIGRDLKPVVEPGKFHIHIGSSVNDTQIAELTVREA; encoded by the coding sequence ATGACTTACAAGGACAAGAGCAAATCCGTAGAGGAACGGGCACAACACCTGCTTAGCCTGATGACTACGGAAGAAAAGGTAGGCCAACTTACGCAGCCATTTGGCTGGCAAACATATACGAATGATCAAGGGAACATCACGTTAAATGAATCCTTTAAACAGCAAGTGGAAAATGGGGGCATCGGCTCCCTCTATGGTGCACTTCGGGCAGACCCCTGGACTGGCGTTACGCTGGAAAATGGACTATCCGCCAGAGAAGGCGCTGAGGCGGTCAATCTGATTCAACGTTATGCAATAGAACATTCCAGACTGGGGATTCCCATTCTGATCGGGGAAGAGTGCTCGCATGGTCATATGGCTATTGACGGAACGGTCTATCCTGTCCCTCTTTTACTGGGGAGCACCTGGAATGTGGATCTGTATCGGGAGATGTGCCGGGCAGTAGCACGGGAGACACGTGCTCAAGGTGGTGTGGTCACCTATTCTCCGGTACTGGATGTTGTGCGTGATCCGCGCTGGGGACGTACGGAGGAATGTTTCGGTGAAGATCCGTTTCTCATTGGAGAGCTGGCAGTTGCTTCCGTAGAAGGGCTTCAGGGTGAAAGTCTTGACCGTGGAGATACAGTAGCGGCAACACTGAAACATTTTGTTGGTTATGGCAGCTCGGAAGGTGGACGTAATGCAGGGCCTGTACATATGGGCTGGCGCGAGTTGCTGGAAGTGGATCTCTATCCATTCCGCAAAGCGGTGGAAGCGGGCGCTGCGTCGATCATGCCAGCATATAACGAAATTGATGGCACGCCTTGCACCGTGAATACGGAATTGCTGGAAGATGTTTTGCGTAAGGATTGGGGCTTTGACGGTCTGGTCATTACGGATTGTGGTGCGATCAACATGCTGGCAAGTGGGCATGATGTCGCGGCAGATGGAATGGAAGCTTCCGTACAGGCGATTGAGGCAGGCATCGATATGGAAATGTCCGGTGAGATGTTTGGGCAATATCTGGTGCAGGCGGTGGCAGAAGGCAAGCTTGATATGCAGGTTCTGGATCAGGCTGCCTCTCGCGTGCTGGCGTTGAAGTTCAGACTGGGCTTATTCGAACAGCCTTATGTGGATGCCGATCGGGCAGCAGAAGTAATTGGAAGTGAAGCGCATATTCAACTGGCACGCCAGTTGGCTGCGGAAGGGGTTGTACTTCTCAAAAATGAGGCTGACACGTTACCTCTCTCGTTAGCAAATGTGGGCCGGATTGCCGTGATCGGCCCAAATGCGGATCAGGCCTACAATCAACTGGGCGATTACACATCTCCGCAACCGAAGTCGAAAGTGGCGACGGTACTGGATGGGATTCGCAGTAAGCTGGCTAATCATGTGGATGGGCAAACGGAGAAGAGTTCTGTTGGTGCTTTGACTGGTGACAGCAGTACAGATCAGGTTCTTTATGCACCAGGCTGCCGGATTAAAGGTGATTCAAAAGAAGGATTCGAGCGTGCCCTTGAAGTTGCCAGCCAGGCAGATACAGTCATTATGGTGGTTGGTGGTTCCAGTGCGCGTGACTTTGGAGAAGGAACGATCGATCTGAAGACGGGTGCTTCCAATGTGTCCGATAACTCATGGAATGATATGGAGTGCGGCGAAGGGATCGACCGGATGACGTTGGGGCTTGCCGGAGTACAGCTGGAACTCATTCAGGAGGTTCACAAGCTCGGCAAGAAGCTTGTCGTTGTCTACATCAATGGTCGTCCCATCACTGAACCTTGGGTAGATGAACATGCCGATGCGATTCTGGAGGCGTGGTATCCGGGTCAAGAGGGCGGGCATGCCATCGCAGATATTATATTCGGTGATGTGAATCCGTCAGGCAAATTGACGATCTCCATTCCGAAGCATGTCGGTCAGTTACCAATCTACTACAACGGCAAACGTTCCCGAGGCAAGCGTTACCTCGAAGAGGATTTGGAGCCACGTTATGCATTTGGATACGGACTTAGCTATACCACATATGAGTATAGTGAACCGAAGTTGAGTGCTGCATCCATGACAGCTGATGATTCAGTTACGGTAAAGGTGAATGTGACCAACATCGGCCGTTATGCAGGTGCAGAAGTTGTACAGATGTACATCTCTGACGTGGTCAGCTCACTGACTCGTCCCGCCAAGGAACTGAAGGGGTTTGCAAAAGTGAACCTGGAGCCAGGAGAGACACAGACCGTGGAATTCCACATCGGGGCCGAGCAGCTGCAGTATATTGGTCGTGATTTGAAGCCTGTCGTTGAACCGGGAAAATTCCATATTCATATCGGCAGCAGCGTAAACGATACGCAAATAGCCGAACTGACCGTAAGGGAGGCGTAA
- a CDS encoding carbohydrate ABC transporter permease, translating into MAQAGLVKKRDFHHVSNGWNVIMNIIAGLFALICVFPFIFVVIISFTDEKALARDGYRLIPAEWSLAAYQFVWQSGDTLLRAYGVTILVTVLGTIISLILMSLYAYAVSRKSFRYRRFFSIFAILTMLFNGGMIPTYMVVSQLLGLKDTLWALILPLAMNAFYIMILRTFYSTSVPDAVIESAKIDGAGEFYTFMKIVVPLSLPGLATIGLFSTLGYWNDWFNALLYIDNPNLVPLQSMLMRIESSIQFIQQNSANSSMSLAAMQSIPQDTSRMAMVVLATLPIIFAYPFFQRYFVQGLTVGAVKE; encoded by the coding sequence ATGGCTCAAGCAGGGCTTGTTAAAAAACGCGACTTCCACCACGTATCCAACGGATGGAACGTGATCATGAACATCATCGCCGGTCTATTTGCTCTGATCTGTGTATTTCCTTTTATATTTGTAGTCATCATCTCGTTTACGGACGAGAAAGCACTGGCCCGTGATGGGTATCGTCTGATTCCGGCAGAATGGAGTCTCGCGGCATATCAGTTTGTCTGGCAGAGTGGGGACACGCTGCTGCGGGCGTATGGAGTTACCATTCTGGTGACGGTACTTGGTACCATCATCAGTCTGATTCTCATGTCGCTGTATGCGTATGCGGTTTCCCGCAAGAGCTTCAGATATCGGAGATTTTTCTCCATCTTTGCGATTTTGACCATGTTGTTCAACGGCGGGATGATTCCAACCTATATGGTCGTATCCCAGCTGCTTGGGTTGAAAGATACGTTATGGGCACTGATTCTGCCGCTGGCGATGAATGCCTTCTATATTATGATCCTGCGTACATTTTACTCCACCAGTGTACCGGATGCAGTCATTGAATCGGCGAAAATTGATGGCGCCGGTGAGTTCTATACCTTTATGAAAATCGTGGTTCCACTCTCCTTGCCGGGGCTGGCAACTATCGGGTTGTTCAGTACACTCGGTTACTGGAATGATTGGTTCAATGCGTTATTATACATCGATAATCCAAATCTGGTACCGCTGCAATCCATGCTGATGCGGATTGAGTCGAGCATCCAGTTTATCCAGCAGAACTCTGCTAACAGTTCGATGAGTCTGGCAGCCATGCAGTCCATTCCGCAGGATACGTCCCGAATGGCGATGGTTGTGCTTGCTACGTTGCCGATTATATTCGCCTATCCGTTCTTCCAGCGTTATTTCGTACAGGGTCTGACGGTGGGCGCGGTCAAAGAATAA
- a CDS encoding ABC transporter permease subunit: MTTFLKNLIRNRVMLLMVLPGAIWFFFFSYLPLVGTVAAFKEYRFSREGFWASLMKSEWVGWDNFKFLFSTSDAWLITRNTLFYNIAIIFLGLVFAVALAILLSELVNKRLAKLYQTGMFLPYFLSWVIVGYFAFSFLSMDRGMLNQIIGWFGMEPIQWYSEAKYWPYILVFVALWKTIGYSSVVYLASILGIDKSLYEAAMIDGASKWQQIRNITIPLLSPIITIMTLLAVGRIFYADFGLFYQVPRDSGTLYSVTNVIDTYVYRGLKTSGEIGMSTAAGLYQSVVGFVLVIISNYVVRKVDKDSSLF, from the coding sequence ATGACTACATTTTTGAAAAACCTGATTAGAAACCGAGTCATGCTGCTCATGGTGCTGCCAGGCGCCATCTGGTTCTTCTTCTTCTCCTACTTGCCACTCGTGGGCACCGTGGCTGCCTTTAAGGAATATCGCTTCAGCCGTGAAGGGTTCTGGGCAAGTCTGATGAAGAGCGAATGGGTAGGCTGGGACAATTTCAAATTCCTGTTCAGCACAAGTGATGCATGGCTCATTACACGCAACACCCTCTTTTATAACATCGCCATTATCTTCCTGGGACTCGTATTCGCTGTCGCACTGGCGATCCTGCTCTCGGAACTAGTGAATAAACGACTCGCCAAACTGTATCAAACAGGCATGTTTCTGCCGTATTTTCTATCCTGGGTTATTGTTGGTTACTTCGCATTCAGCTTCTTGAGCATGGACCGCGGGATGTTGAATCAGATTATTGGCTGGTTCGGGATGGAACCAATTCAGTGGTACTCTGAGGCAAAATATTGGCCGTATATTCTGGTATTCGTAGCGTTATGGAAAACCATAGGTTATAGCAGCGTTGTCTATCTGGCTTCCATTCTGGGGATTGATAAATCACTGTATGAAGCAGCCATGATTGATGGAGCAAGCAAATGGCAGCAGATTCGTAACATTACGATTCCGTTGCTGTCGCCTATCATCACGATTATGACCTTACTGGCCGTAGGCCGCATTTTCTATGCCGACTTTGGACTGTTCTATCAGGTGCCAAGGGATTCGGGTACGCTTTATTCCGTGACAAATGTTATTGATACGTATGTATATCGAGGTTTGAAAACTAGTGGTGAGATCGGCATGAGTACAGCAGCGGGATTGTATCAATCCGTGGTGGGCTTTGTGCTTGTTATTATCTCCAACTATGTTGTTCGCAAAGTAGATAAAGACAGCAGCCTATTCTAG